A stretch of Pogona vitticeps strain Pit_001003342236 chromosome 5, PviZW2.1, whole genome shotgun sequence DNA encodes these proteins:
- the UBE2D3 gene encoding ubiquitin-conjugating enzyme E2 D3, which yields MALKRINKELSDLARDPPAQCSAGPVGDDMFHWQATIMGPNDSPYQGGVFFLTIHFPTDYPFKPPKVAFTTRIYHPNINSNGSICLDILRSQWSPALTISKVLLSICSLLCDPNPDDPLVPEIARIYKTDRDKYNRISREWTQKYAM from the exons GAACTTAGTGATTTGGCCCGTGATCCACCAGCTCAGTGTTCTGCAGGCCCTGTTGGAGATGACA TGTTTCACTGGCAAGCCACAATTATGGGTCCT AATGACAGTCCATATCAAGGCGGTGTTTTCTTCCTGACAATTCATTTTCCTACAGACTATCCTTTCAAACCACCCAAG GTTGCATTTACAACAAGAATTTATCATCCAAATATTAACAGTAATGGCAGCATTTGTCTCGACATTCTAAGGTCACAGTGGTCTCCTGCTTTAACTATTTCTAAAG TTCTCTTATCCATTTGTTCACTGCTATGTGACCCAAATCCAGATGATCCCCTAGTGCCAGAGATTGCACGTATCTATAAAACAGACAGAGACAA GTACAACAGAATATCTCGGGAATGGACTCAGAAGTATGCCATGTGA